The genomic DNA ACACTTGCATATAAAAAATGGGAAGATGCGGGAGAAATCTCCACTGCACTGCAGATGAATCACCTTTCGCTGATTGTTCCTCCATTTGATAGATAGAACGAAATGGCTCTTTGAGTAGCTGTTTCACCCTCTGGGTTCCAAGGTGTTACCCAAGCCTCTTTCATTCCATTATTTTTCAGCCATTTCAAAGCTGTCATGAGTAGTGTGGTCCCAATACGTTGTCTACGGTATTTGGGTAGAACATGCACCCCCCCATCTAACCGCCCCGATTTCGACTCTCTGTCCAGCAAGGGACAGGCGGTTCCGACGGGTTTACCTTTCAGATATGCGATGAAAGGCTGTTCTAGTTTTGCTTCCACTTTTGGTCCTACCCATTTAACAGTTGTCTCTGGATTCTTGATGAACCCTCCCCAAGTGATCACTAGTATCTTTCCGACCTCAGCCAACTG from Candidatus Bathyarchaeota archaeon includes the following:
- a CDS encoding GNAT family N-acetyltransferase, with product MVRVKVVWNLTKPLPDLRMNEETVVKPVEKSQLAEVGKILVITWGGFIKNPETTVKWVGPKVEAKLEQPFIAYLKGKPVGTACPLLDRESKSGRLDGGVHVLPKYRRQRIGTTLLMTALKWLKNNGMKEAWVTPWNPEGETATQRAISFYLSNGGTISER